One Nicotiana tomentosiformis chromosome 4, ASM39032v3, whole genome shotgun sequence genomic window carries:
- the LOC138909945 gene encoding serine/threonine-protein phosphatase 7 long form homolog has protein sequence MEVPHVHLGPASLELLLLQAEHRSSYIWEGQLLAQTFHARRVDDTWDFLRAHHLHPRIVRRLQDMGNPMIIEIGRLQLDWSLITALIEQWRPETHTFHLPIGEATITLQDVEVLYRLSVDEHPVALLHALRDYTGLQYLEMLQRLTSFQPAEEAALVGASRLQLMPVRLHLEVMHADITDDTPDLHINRYTRLLMLLMFGEVLFPNTSGNLVSLRFLHHLERLDGLPGYSWGAAVLGFLYRQMCQASMGTQRDIAGFLIMILWGIRQLLKLNQDICIQRPFEEILQYPFKNATNI, from the coding sequence ATGGAGGTTCCGCATGTGCATCTCGGACCTGCCTCGCTAGAGCTACTATTGCTACAGGCTGAGCATAGGTCTTCGTACATATGGGAGGGGCAGTTATTGGCCCAGACGTTCCATGCTAGACGAGTAGATGATACGTGGGACTTTCTTAGGGCCCACCAtctccatccccgtatagtcagaCGCCTTCAGGATATGGGCAATCCTATGATTATTGAGATCGGCCGATTGCAACTGGATTGGTCGTTGATCACGGCTTTGATAGAGcagtggcgaccggagacgcacacatttCATTTACCCATTGGCGAGGCTACTATCACGCTTCAGGATGTGGAGGTTCTGTATAGGCTGTCGGTTgatgaacatcctgtagctttaCTGCATGCTCTCCGAGATTATACGGGATTGCAGTACCTGGAGATGTTGCAGCGGCTCACCAGTTTCCAGCCAGCGGAGGAGGCTGCATTGGTTGGGGCTAGTCGTCTGCAGTTGATGCCCGTCCGGCTGCATCTAGAGGTGATGCATGCGGACATTACGGATGATACACCGGATCTTCATATTAACCGGTACACGAGATTGTTGATGCTACTTATGTTTGGAGAGgtattgttcccgaacacttcgggaaacctagttagcttgagatttcttcatcatcttgagcgtcTAGATGGTTTACCTGGTTACAGCTGGGGTGCAGCTGTTCTTGGTTTCTTGTATAGGCAGATGTGCCaggcgagcatgggcacccagcgaGACATTGCCGGATTCTTGATAATGATTCTTTGGGGTATAAGACAACTTCTTAAACTAAACCAAGACATTTGTATTCAAAGACCATTTGAAGAAATATTACAATATCCATTTAAaaatgccactaacatttaa